A region of Betta splendens chromosome 13, fBetSpl5.4, whole genome shotgun sequence DNA encodes the following proteins:
- the LOC114868718 gene encoding T-cell surface glycoprotein CD3 epsilon chain-like: MDVRLVLAVALLFIVTVTAQGNVEFWRTTVTLTCPKEGTWTLDEKDKSDIEEKTKEYQYEIKRNPLSYCEYNDDSENPVNPEPKIKYFFYVKGKVCENCFELEGTLFLLIIIVDVIGTAIVMIAIYKCAKKKAPSGPARPKATSRSGPAPPTPSRDYEQLNPHTRSLETYSVVNRTG, encoded by the exons ATGGACGTTCGGCTTGTGCTCGCTGTCGCTCTCCTCTTCATCGTGACTGTGACGGCGCAAG gaaATGTAGAATTCTGGAGGACGACTGTCACACTGACCTGTCCAAAAGAGGGGACTTGGACCCTAgatgaaaaagacaaaagcGACATAGAAGAAAAGACCAAAGAATACCAATATGAAATCAAGCGGAACCCTCTGTCCTACTGTGAATACAATGATGATTCTGAGAATCCTGTGAATCCTGAGCCTAAAATAAAATACTTCTTCTACGTGAAGGGAAAGG TTTGTGAAAACTGCTTTGAGCTGGAAGGGACTTTGTTTTTGCTGATCATCATCGTGGACGTGATTGGGACGGCCATAGTGATGATCGCGATCTACAAGTGTGCCAAGAAGAAAGCCCCAAGCGGACCGGCGCGCCCTAAAG CTACTTCCCGCTCCGGACCGGCTCCACCCACTCCATCGCGCGACTATGAG CAACTGAACCCTCACACTCGCTCCCTGGAAACTTACTCCGTCGTGAACAGAACAGGATAG